Within Deinococcus budaensis, the genomic segment CCGCCGATCTCGCCCCAGTCGGGTTCCTCGCTGATCGCCTCCACGATATACAGCTCACGGGACGCGCCGGGCGGGGGCACCCGGTCTCCGGCCTGCGCGCCCTCGGGCGGGGGAGGCGGGTCGGCGGCGTGCTCCGTTTCCCAGGGCGCCGCCCCGGTCTGGGGCAGGGGCGCGGGGGCCACGTCGTCGGGGCTGGGTGGGGGGGCGGGACGCAGGGCCGCCGCCGGGGGAGCGTCGAGGGTGGCGGTGGCCGTACGGGCAGAGGCAGGCGGGGCCGGACGGGGCGCCTGCACGGGCGCCGCCGGGGCTGGGGCCGCCTGCGCGGAGGTCCGCTCCACCGGCTCGAACGCGGGACCCCGCGCCGCGCGGGGCCGGGCGGCAGGTTCGAACGCGGGAACCTCGGACGCGGGGACTCCGGACGCCGGGGACGCGGCGCGGCGGGCAGGCGCGGGGGCCGGGCCAGCCGGGGCCGCAGCGGACAGCACGCCGCCTCCCCCGCCCCCACCGCCGCCAGGACCGCCGCCCCCACCCAGCCGCACCCGGCGGCCTCCCTCGGGGGCGATCAGCTCGAAGGTGACCGGGCCGAAGACCTTGAGGACCAGCGCGGCGACCTCATCGAACTTCCCGGCGATCTGCTTGGCGTGAAAGGCGTTCTTCTCGTCGTACGTCAGGCTCACGTAGCCGGATTCGGCATGCATCCGCGCGGGCTTCAGGAAAGCGCGCAGTTGCATGGACGCCTGCCGGGTCACGTCGGCCCAGTTGCCGTGGGCGGCGGGCGTGGGCGCGGCCCCGACCTCGGCCGCCGCCTCCCGCACCACCTCCGCCGCCGGGGCCGGACCGCGCCGCCCGGCAGGCTCGAAGGCGGGCACGTCGTCCCCAGGGCCGCCGACGGTGGGGGCCGGAGCCGGAGCCGGGGCCGCCCGCACCCCCGAGGCCCGCAACCCGGCGAGTTCCTTTTCCAGCCGGTTCAGGCGCTGGGTCACGTCGGCGGGGACGGAGGCCGGGGCCGGGGCCGCCGCGCCCGCCCCCGATGCGCCGCCCCCATCCGCCGCCAGCAGCGCGTGGGTCAGCGCGAGTTCCAGGCTCAGGCCGTCCGCCGAGCGGGCGAAGCGCGCTTCTTGCTCGTCCAGCGCCGCCTGGAGCCGCAGCAGCCGGGGCACCTCGGCGCCTTCCAGCCGGGTGCCCTCCAGGCCCAGTTCGGCGTGCAGGGCGTCGGAAAAGGCCGCGACCAGCCCCTCGACCACCGTGCGGGCCGCGAAACCGCCCCGGTACAGCTCGGCGGCGCCCGAGATCGCCGCGCCCGCGTCGCCCAGCACCAGCGCCTCGGCGATCAGGCGCACCCGCTCGCCGGGGGGCAGGCCCAGCGCGTCTTCCACGCCCGCGCGGGTGACCGCCGTGCCCGCCGCCAGCATCCGCTCCAGCAGGCTCTCGCCGTCGCGCATGGCCCCGTCGGCCAGCCGCCCGATGAGTTGCAGGGCTTCCGGTTCGGCCATGACGCCCTCCCGGGCGACCAGGCCCGCCAGTTTTCCGGCGATCTCCCCTTCGGTCAGGCGCCGGAAGCGGTAGTGCTGACAGCGCGACAGGATGGTCGGGATGATCTTTTCCGGCTCGGTCGTCGCCAGGATGAAGATGACGTGGGGGGGCGGCTCCTCCAGCGTCTTGAGCAGCGCGTTGAACGCCGCCCGGCTCATCATGTGCGCCTCGTCGAGAATGTAGATCTTCTTGCCGCCGCGCATGGCCGCGAGGCCCACCTTCTCGCGCAGGTCGCGCACGTCGTCCACGGAGTTGTTGCTTGCCGCGTCGATCTCCAGCACGTCGGGATGCGACCCGGCCCGCACGCTCAGGCAGCTCTCGCACTCGCCGCAGGGCTTTGGCAGCGCCCCCGTGCAGTTGGCGGTCATGGCGATGAGCCTGGCGGTGGTCGTCTTGCCCACCCCGCGCGGCCCGGAAAAGAGGTAGGCATGCCCGACCCGCCCCTGCTCCAGCGCCGCGCGCAGCACGTCCTTGACGTGTTCCTGGCCCACGACCTGGTCCCAGTTGACCGGGCGGGCGCGCTGGTAGATGGCGCTCACGCCAGCCCCCGCGACTGGGCACGGGAGTCGGGCACAGGAGAGCGGAAATTCCGTCTCCAACGGGATTTTTCGTTCAACCTCGTGCTGTGCCCCGCGTCTATGCCCCTCACCCGCCCAGTGTACCGGGGCCGCCCACGGCCCGGGGTGAGGTCGGCACGTCGGCTCCCCTGCCCCCCTGCTCGCCCAGCAAAAAGGAGCGCCCCGCCGGACGCTCCCCTCTGTTCCCCGGTTGTTACTCCGAAAGCCAGATGTAGCGCGCCAGCAGCAGCGCCGCGACCACGTAGAGGATCGGACTCACCTCGCGGCCCCGGCCCGAGAGCAACTTGATGCCGCAGAGGCTGATCACGCCCCAGCTCACCCCGTTGGCGATGGAAAAGGTCAGCGGCATGGCGATGATGGTCAGGAAGGCGGGAATACTCTCGGTCACGTCGTCCCAGTTGACGTGCCTCAGGCCTTCGAGCATCAGGGCGCCCACCAGGATCAGCGCGGGCGCGGTGGCGGCAGCCGGAATCGCGCTGGCGAGCGGCCACAGGAACATGGCGAGCAAGAAGAGCACGCCGACCACCACGGCGGTCAGCCCGGTGCGGCCCCCGTCCTCGATCCCGGAGGCGCTCTCGACGTAGGCCGTCGTGGTGGACGTGCCCATAAAGGCGCCGAACATCGCCGCCAGACCGTCCATCGTGAAGACGCGGCGGGCGCGGGGCATGTCGCCCTCGGGGGTGAGGTAGCCGGATTTCTGCGCCAGGCCCGTCAGGGTGCCGGTCGCGTCGAAGAAGTCCACGAAGAAGAAGGTGAAGACCACGCTCAGCAGCCCCAGCCCCAGCGCCCCGGCGATGTCGAGTTGCCCGACCAGTGCCCCCGGCCACACCGGCACGTCGAAGATGCCCAGAAAACGCCCGGTAAACCCGCTGAAGGGGGCCAGCGCCCCGTTCGCCCCCGGATACACCGGCAGCCGCAGCACGATGGCGAGCAGCGTGGCGACCAGGATGCCCCACAGGATCGCGCCCTTGACCCGCCGGGCCAGCAGCGCCGCCGTGACCACCAGCCCCACCAGCGCCACGACCGAGGGCGCGGCGGTCAGCGGCCCCAGGCCCACCAGCGTCGCCTCGTTCGCCACCACGATGCCCGCGTTCCGCAGCCCGATAAAGGCCAGAAAGGCCCCGATTCCGGCGGTGATGGAAAACTTCAGCACGTTGGGAATCGCCCGCACGATGGCCTGCCGGGCGCCCAGTACGCTGAGCAGCACGAACAGCACCCCCGAGATGAACACGGCTCCCAGGGCCGTTTGCCACGGCACCCCCAGCCCGCCCACCACCGTGAAGGCGAAAAAGGCGTTCAGGCCCATCCCCGGCGCCTGCGCGAACGGGTACTTCGCCACCAGCCCCATCGCCAGCGACCCGAAGGCGGCGGCCAGCGCGGTCGTCATCAGCAGCTGCACGAAGGCGTTCGGGACCTGAATCGCCGTGCTGAGAATCTGCGGATTCACGAACAGGACATAACTCATGGTCAGGAAGGTCGTCAGCCCGGCCCGCAGCTCGGTGGAAACGCTGCTGCCCGCCGCACGGATGCCGAAGAACCGGTCGAGGGCACTTCCCGGGGCCGCTGGAGAAGTTGTCATGGCTTTCATTGTGAACTGTGGGTGAGCGGGATGTCACGGGTTGACTGCCTCTCCTTCTCCGCCCGCCGGGTCCGGCACTGCCTACACTCTGGAGGTGACGTTTCCCCCCCGAGTCCCCCGGCCCCGACCCCTGGCATCCCGTTTCGCCATCGCCTATACTCAGCCGAGGTTGTTATGCTGCTAGCAGAAATTATCAGCGTGGGCACGGAGCTGCTGTTCGGCGAGATCGTCGACAGCAACGCCGCTTACCTTGCGCAGCAGCTTGCGGCGCGCGGGGTGACCCTGCACCGCAAGACCGTGCTGGGCGACAACCTGGGGCGGGTGTCGGAGGGCCTGCGGCTGGCCCTGTCGCGCGCCGACCTGGTGATCGTGGGCGGGGGTCTGGGACCCACCGACGACGACCTGACCCGCGAGGCGATCTCGGCCGTGCTGGGCGAAACCCCGCAGGAGGACCCCGCGCTGCTCGCCTGGCTGGAGGGGCTGTACACCTCGCGGGGCCGGGTCATGCCCGCCGTGAACCGCAAGCAGGCGTGGCTGATTCCCTCGGCCGAGGCGCTGCCCAATCCGGTCGGCACCGCGCCGGGGTGGTTCGTGCGCACCGAGCTGGAGGGCCGCCCCCGGATGATCGTGGCCCTGCCCGGCCCGCCGCGCGAGATGCACCGGATGTGGCGTGAGCAGGTGCTGCCCCGTTTGCCGAGACCCGACGCGGCGCTGCACGCAGTCACGCTGCACACCCAGGGCATCGGCGAGAGCAACGTGGCCGAGCTGCTGGGCACGCTGACCCGGGGGGCCAACCCCAGCGTCGCCACCTACGCCCGCAAGACCGGCGTGGACGTGCGGGTGGCGGCGAGCGCGCCGACGCTGGAGGAGGCACAGGCCCTGGCCGCCCCGGTGCTGGAGACCGTGCGCGGCCTGCTCGCCCGCTGGCTGTGGGGCGAGGACGGCGACACGCTGGCCGGGGCCGTCACCCGCGCGCTCGCGGGCCGCACGCTGGGCGTGATCGAGGCCGGAAGCGCGGGCGCGCTCTCGGGACTTCTGGCCGACGAACCCGGCTTTCTGGACGCCGCCGTGACCGTGGACCACGCCCGGCTGATCACGCTGGGCCTGACCCCGGTCACCCTGCGCGACCACGGGGTGGTCAGCGAGGCCGCCGCCCGCGAACTCGCCGCCGGGGCACGCGAACACCTCGGCGCGCAGGTCGGGCTGGCGGTCGTGACGGCGCCCAGCGGGGAGGGCGCCGGGCAGACCTACGTGGCGCTGAGCAGCCCGGAAGGCGCCCAGGTGCGCGGCCTGAACTGGCCCGGCGACCCCGCCCAGATTCGCGAGCGCGCCGCCGTGGCCGCCCTGGCGCTGGCCCAGCGCACCCTCCGCCCCGCCCTCCTCGCGGAGGTGCAGGCGTGACCCGCCCTTCCGGCAAGCCTCCCCTCAAGGTCAGGCGCGGCCAGCCCGGCAAGGCCCGGCCAGCGGGAGCCAAACCCGAGCCGACGCCCACCGACCCTCGGCCCCCGCGCGAGGCTCAGCCGCCCGCCTCCCACGAAGACCGCACCTTGCGCCTCTTCTTCGCCCTCAAGGTGCCCGGCGACGTTGCGACTCCGCTGGCCGAGGCGCAGCGGCAGCTCAAGGGCAACTGGCGCCCCGTGCGCGCCGACCAGTTCCACGTCACGCTGGCGTACCTGCCCGCCGTGCCGCCGGGGCGGGTGGACGACCTCAAACGCCTGGGTGCCCGGCTGACCGAGCATCTGGCCCCCATGCAGGTGCGGCTGCGCGGCACCGGCTACTTTCCCAACGAAGGCAGCCCGCGCGTGTGGTTTGTGAAGGTGGAGGCCGAGGGCCTGCCGGAACTCGCCGCCGCGCTGCGCGAGGGCATCCACGCCCTGGGCCTGAGGACCGACGACCTGCCCTTCAAGGCGCACATCACACTGGCGCGCAAGAAAGGCCCCGCGCCGCGCGTGCCGCCGCTGGGCTTCGAGCTGGGCTGGCAGGCAGGGAACGCTGTGCTGTTTCGCAGCACCCTCCGTAAGACCGGCCCGATCTACGACGTGGAAAGCACCTTCCGCCTGCGGGGCACACCGCCGCCTCCCTCGTCAACCGCCCCCTCTCCAACCGCAGAACCCCTCAACCCATCGCCATCCGACCCCCCAGCGGGCGCCGCCGCGCCACAGGAGACCCCATGAGCAAGGACAACCCCAAAGAGTTCGGCACCCCCAACGACAGCAAGGAGCGCGGCAAGGCCATCGACATGGCGATGAGCCAGATCGAGAAGGCGTTCGGCAAAGGCTCGATCATGCGCCTGGGCGCCGAGAGCAAGCTCGACGTGCAGGTGGTGTCCACCGGCAGCCTCAGCCTCGACCTCGCGCTGGGCGTGGGCGGCATTCCGCGCGGGCGCGTGACCGAGATCTACGGCCCCGAGTCGGGCGGCAAGACCACTCTGGCCCTCAGCATCGTGGCGCAGGCCCAGAAGGCAGGCGGCACCTGCGCCTTTATCGACGCCGAGCACGCGCTGGACCCCGTGTATGCCCGCGCCCTGGGCGTGAACACCGACGAACTGCTGGTCTCGCAGCCCGACAACGGCGAGCAGGCGCTGGAGATCATGGAGCTGCTGGTGCGGTCGGGCGCCATCGACGTGGTCGTGGTGGACTCGGTGGCCGCCCTGACCCCCCGCGCCGAGATCGAGGGCGAGATGGGCGACAGCCTTCCCGGCCTCCAGGCCCGCCTGATGAGTCAGGCGCTGCGCAAGCTCACCGCGATCCTGTCCAAGACCGGCACCGCCGCCATCTTCATCAACCAGGTGCGCGAGAAGATCGGCGTGATGTATGGCAACCCCGAGACGACCACCGGGGGCCGCGCGCTGAAGTTCTACTCCTCGGTGCGGCTGGATGTCCGCAAGATCGGCCAGCCCATCAAGGTGGGGAACGACGCCGTGGCGAACACGGTGAAGGTCAAGACCGTGAAGAACAAGGTCGCCGCCCCCTTCAAGGAAGTCGAACTGGCGCTGGTGTACGGCAAGGGCTTCGACCAGCTCAGCGACCTCGTGACGCTGGCGTCCGATATGGACATCATCAAGAAGGCCGGGAGCTTTTACTCCTACGGCGAGGAGCGCATCGGCCAGGGCAAGGAAAAGGCCATTGCCCACATCGCCGAGCGCCCCGAGATGGAGCAGGAGATCCGCGACCGTGTGCTGGCCGCCATCCGCAACGGCGGCGCCGAGGTCCCCAGCGTGGCGACCGTGCCCGCCGTGGCGGAGTAAAACCAGAGCCACACACGAAGCGCCCCTGCCCGGAAGATGGGTGGGGGCGTTTCGCGTTGTCTTACTTTTGTTACCCTGAGTAAGGCGGGGGAATCATGCGAATCAAGACGGCGACGATCAGCAGCAAGGGCCAACTGGTGCTTCCCAAAGAAGTCCGCGAACGGCTCGGCGTCGGGCAGGGCGACGAGGTCGAATTCGTGATGGACGACCAGGGGGTCCACGTTCGGCCCAAACGGGACGCAGATAATCCGTTCCTGGCGTGGGTGGGTGCCTTGCCGCAGGGCGAAGAGACAACGGAGGAGTTTATTCGCAACACCCGGCACGAGGGACTGACGGATGAAGAGTTGCGTCTCCTCCGCAGCGGCCCCGGAGCGCAGGTCTTCCGGATCGGCCCCGACGGGAAAGAGGAGCGGGTCTGATCACCGCGCTCGACACCAACATCATCAGCGATCTGCTGGATCAGACGTCCCATTCCGCACCGCTCTCGGCCCGGCTGGGTCAGTATGCCCACCAGGGGCCGCTGGTCATTTCCGGCACGGTCTACGCCGAACTGCATGGTCGGCGCAATACCAGCCGCGCCGCCATCGACACTTTTATGAACAGCACTGGCATCCGCCTGGACCCCGTCATGAGCGAGGAGGCCTGGGCTGAGGCGGGCCGCGCGAATGCCGATTACCACGCCCGCCGACGTGCGGGGGGAGAGCGAGGTGTCCGGCCCATCCTCCCCGATCTTCTGATCGGTGCCCACGCCCTGTACCTGGCCGACCGGCTGTTTACCCTCCATCCCGCCGACTTCAGCGACTTTCCCGCGCTGAAGGTGGTCACGCTCTAAACCCGCTGTTGCTGGTGGCTTCAGACAAGACAGGGGCTTCCCTCCGGTGCGGTACTTATGGAGCATGGACCCCCACCACCAGCCGGACCCCACCCCGCCTTCCCCCGAACCGTCCCCCTCGGCCGCGCCCTCCCGCTGGCAACGGCTGCGGCCTGCACTGCTGGGCGGGTTGGCGGGTGCGGTCACCGTCACGCTGCTGAATGAAACTGTGCGGCGGCAAGTGCCCCACGCCCCCCGCATGGACGTGATCGGCGAGCGGGCGCTGAGCGGGGCGCTGGACGCCGCCGGAGTCGAGCCGCCGCGCGGAGAGGCCCTGTACCGCTGGACGATGCTGGGCGACCTCGTCTCCAATACCCTCTATTACGCGCTGGTCGGCGTCGGCGCTCGCCAGGGCGGATGGGCGCGGGGCGGGGCGCTGGGGCTGGCCGCCGGGCTGGGGGCCGTTTACCTGCCGGAGCCGCTGGGGCTGGGGCGGCAGCCGGGAGCGCGGCGCCCCGTTACTCCGGTGCTGACCGCCGCGTGGTATCTGGCGGGTGGTCTCGCGGCGGCAGCCACCTATCGCGCGCTGGCGGGCGAGGACGGCGAGGGCTGAGGCTGGCCCTGCGCCATCTCCCCTACCCAGCCCTCCCCCTTTTGGCGGATGCGGGCGCCCCGGCGCGGCGGGCAGACTGGGCGCACGCTTCAGGTGGGGCCTCCGCACGGGAGCATCGACAACCCACCTGAAGAAAAAGCCCCCACCCGAGTGAAGGTGGGGGCGTTTCCTTGGAATGGTTTACCGCTTGCGCGCCATAGCCCACGCTCCCGGCAGCAGCAGCGCGGCCAGGCCGATCTTCAGGGCGTCCCCGAGCAGGAAGGGCGTCAGGCCCGCCGTCAGCAGCGCCTGTCCCTTCAGGCCCGTGACCAGACTCAGCCATGTCAGGCCGAAGGCGTAGATCACGAAGCTGGCGACCAGCATGGCGAGCGCGGCCCCCAGGGGTTTGCGGTCCAGCGCCAGCCGCTGCACCAGCCAGCCGACCAGCGCGGCGGCGAAGGGGTAACTCAGCAAGAACCCCAGGCTGGGCCGGATGACCCCCTCGGCATTCAGAAACGTGCCGGTGCCTCCTGAGAACACGGGCAGGCCCGCACCTCCCGCTGCCAGGTAAAGCGCCAGAGCGGCAAAGCCCCGTTTCCAGCCCAGGGCCGCGCCCACCAGCAACACGGCGAGCGTCTGGAGGGTAA encodes:
- the dnaX gene encoding DNA polymerase III subunit gamma/tau, with protein sequence MSAIYQRARPVNWDQVVGQEHVKDVLRAALEQGRVGHAYLFSGPRGVGKTTTARLIAMTANCTGALPKPCGECESCLSVRAGSHPDVLEIDAASNNSVDDVRDLREKVGLAAMRGGKKIYILDEAHMMSRAAFNALLKTLEEPPPHVIFILATTEPEKIIPTILSRCQHYRFRRLTEGEIAGKLAGLVAREGVMAEPEALQLIGRLADGAMRDGESLLERMLAAGTAVTRAGVEDALGLPPGERVRLIAEALVLGDAGAAISGAAELYRGGFAARTVVEGLVAAFSDALHAELGLEGTRLEGAEVPRLLRLQAALDEQEARFARSADGLSLELALTHALLAADGGGASGAGAAAPAPASVPADVTQRLNRLEKELAGLRASGVRAAPAPAPAPTVGGPGDDVPAFEPAGRRGPAPAAEVVREAAAEVGAAPTPAAHGNWADVTRQASMQLRAFLKPARMHAESGYVSLTYDEKNAFHAKQIAGKFDEVAALVLKVFGPVTFELIAPEGGRRVRLGGGGGPGGGGGGGGGVLSAAAPAGPAPAPARRAASPASGVPASEVPAFEPAARPRAARGPAFEPVERTSAQAAPAPAAPVQAPRPAPPASARTATATLDAPPAAALRPAPPPSPDDVAPAPLPQTGAAPWETEHAADPPPPPEGAQAGDRVPPPGASRELYIVEAISEEPDWGEIGGAVEGGAPTLDDAPFAAAVPARPAPSPRPQPQAQAAAAAVTAPPAGRPGDIRAHPMYEEIKGRFSGRVREIGKNRNPPPAAAAADDPEDETA
- a CDS encoding NCS2 family permease, yielding MTTSPAAPGSALDRFFGIRAAGSSVSTELRAGLTTFLTMSYVLFVNPQILSTAIQVPNAFVQLLMTTALAAAFGSLAMGLVAKYPFAQAPGMGLNAFFAFTVVGGLGVPWQTALGAVFISGVLFVLLSVLGARQAIVRAIPNVLKFSITAGIGAFLAFIGLRNAGIVVANEATLVGLGPLTAAPSVVALVGLVVTAALLARRVKGAILWGILVATLLAIVLRLPVYPGANGALAPFSGFTGRFLGIFDVPVWPGALVGQLDIAGALGLGLLSVVFTFFFVDFFDATGTLTGLAQKSGYLTPEGDMPRARRVFTMDGLAAMFGAFMGTSTTTAYVESASGIEDGGRTGLTAVVVGVLFLLAMFLWPLASAIPAAATAPALILVGALMLEGLRHVNWDDVTESIPAFLTIIAMPLTFSIANGVSWGVISLCGIKLLSGRGREVSPILYVVAALLLARYIWLSE
- a CDS encoding CinA family nicotinamide mononucleotide deamidase-related protein codes for the protein MLLAEIISVGTELLFGEIVDSNAAYLAQQLAARGVTLHRKTVLGDNLGRVSEGLRLALSRADLVIVGGGLGPTDDDLTREAISAVLGETPQEDPALLAWLEGLYTSRGRVMPAVNRKQAWLIPSAEALPNPVGTAPGWFVRTELEGRPRMIVALPGPPREMHRMWREQVLPRLPRPDAALHAVTLHTQGIGESNVAELLGTLTRGANPSVATYARKTGVDVRVAASAPTLEEAQALAAPVLETVRGLLARWLWGEDGDTLAGAVTRALAGRTLGVIEAGSAGALSGLLADEPGFLDAAVTVDHARLITLGLTPVTLRDHGVVSEAAARELAAGAREHLGAQVGLAVVTAPSGEGAGQTYVALSSPEGAQVRGLNWPGDPAQIRERAAVAALALAQRTLRPALLAEVQA
- the thpR gene encoding RNA 2',3'-cyclic phosphodiesterase, which translates into the protein MTRPSGKPPLKVRRGQPGKARPAGAKPEPTPTDPRPPREAQPPASHEDRTLRLFFALKVPGDVATPLAEAQRQLKGNWRPVRADQFHVTLAYLPAVPPGRVDDLKRLGARLTEHLAPMQVRLRGTGYFPNEGSPRVWFVKVEAEGLPELAAALREGIHALGLRTDDLPFKAHITLARKKGPAPRVPPLGFELGWQAGNAVLFRSTLRKTGPIYDVESTFRLRGTPPPPSSTAPSPTAEPLNPSPSDPPAGAAAPQETP
- the recA gene encoding recombinase RecA, coding for MSKDNPKEFGTPNDSKERGKAIDMAMSQIEKAFGKGSIMRLGAESKLDVQVVSTGSLSLDLALGVGGIPRGRVTEIYGPESGGKTTLALSIVAQAQKAGGTCAFIDAEHALDPVYARALGVNTDELLVSQPDNGEQALEIMELLVRSGAIDVVVVDSVAALTPRAEIEGEMGDSLPGLQARLMSQALRKLTAILSKTGTAAIFINQVREKIGVMYGNPETTTGGRALKFYSSVRLDVRKIGQPIKVGNDAVANTVKVKTVKNKVAAPFKEVELALVYGKGFDQLSDLVTLASDMDIIKKAGSFYSYGEERIGQGKEKAIAHIAERPEMEQEIRDRVLAAIRNGGAEVPSVATVPAVAE
- a CDS encoding AbrB/MazE/SpoVT family DNA-binding domain-containing protein; the protein is MRIKTATISSKGQLVLPKEVRERLGVGQGDEVEFVMDDQGVHVRPKRDADNPFLAWVGALPQGEETTEEFIRNTRHEGLTDEELRLLRSGPGAQVFRIGPDGKEERV
- a CDS encoding type II toxin-antitoxin system VapC family toxin, with translation MNSTGIRLDPVMSEEAWAEAGRANADYHARRRAGGERGVRPILPDLLIGAHALYLADRLFTLHPADFSDFPALKVVTL
- a CDS encoding biotin transporter BioY; translated protein: MTQATHPTLARTLAPTPGLVRDALLILGGAALVALVAQVELPLKPVPITLQTLAVLLVGAALGWKRGFAALALYLAAGGAGLPVFSGGTGTFLNAEGVIRPSLGFLLSYPFAAALVGWLVQRLALDRKPLGAALAMLVASFVIYAFGLTWLSLVTGLKGQALLTAGLTPFLLGDALKIGLAALLLPGAWAMARKR